In one Nostoc sp. KVJ3 genomic region, the following are encoded:
- a CDS encoding type I polyketide synthase — MAFISDGLSSSGRKSSTLVDLLRYRADDRPNQTAYTFLVDGEAEEVSITYQELDIKARAIAQVLICQFADKLKSVGTTRERVLLLYPPGWEFIAAFFGCLYAGVIAIPAYPPRRNQQLTRLKAIIQDAQVSLALTTSSIAANWESYQAELKPLNLHYLVTDNISNNLADDWVPPQIKSESLAFLQYTSGSTGSPKGVMVSHGNLLYNEEMMKRAAQHTEKSIILGWLPLYHDLGLIGNVLQPLYVGVPGILMSPVAFLEKPVRWLLAISRYKATTSGAPNFAYDLCVNKITPQQRENLDLSSWEVAFNGAEPIRAETLDRFGQTFAPYGFRPEAFYPCYGMAETTLLVSGGLKNAAPFVVTIDTTELAKNTVKITNEAEKAKKIVSCGQSWLEEKIAITNPETLTLCPPGTVGEIWVAGQNVAGGYWDRPEETEKIFHAYTADTNEGPFLRTGDLGFLQDGELFVTGRIKDIIIILGRNHYPQDIEQTIEQSHPALRPTCGAAFSVEINSEEKLVLVQEIERTYLRKLNQNEVIGAIRQAVSEQHDLQVHAVLLLKTGSIPKTSSGKIQRSACQLAFLNHSLDVVAEWRANLHQSETSSANYSKHYSQKDIEAWLILKVAEQLKIAPEQIDIQQPLAYYGLSSLVAVSIASELQELLERQLSPTLLYDYPSIETLSQHLASDFQSEANPKSKIQNPKSDNSNAIAIIGMGCRFPKAENPEALWELLHQGIDAISEVPRSRWNASNSQVRWGGFLEQVDRFDPQFFGISPREAESIDPQQRLLLEVTWEALENASQAPDRLAGSHTGVFIGISNNDYSQLLANYADGNTYSATGNALSIAANRISYLLDLHGPSWAVDTACSSSLVAVHQACQSLNQGECQMAIAGGVNLILTPQLAIAFAQANMMAKDGRCKTFDAKADGYVRGEGCGIVILKRLDDALRDGDNILATIQGSAVNQDGRSNGITAPNGLAQQAVIQQALANAGVLPSQISYVEAHGTGTSLGDPIEVNALKAALMLDRSPDRDCWLGSVKTNIGHLEAAAGIAGLIKVVLCLQHQEIPPHLHLDQINHLISLAETPLSIPLQPQQWLEEKQPRFAGVSSFGFGGTNAHVILAAAPQTAQLGSGLERTQHLFTLSAKNEQALRELVESYQVFLSSNFQISLADICFTANSGRSHFDYRLAVIAESIEQLQEKLKTTEFVNIKVHSKKSDKIAFLFTGQGSQYIGMGRELYETQPTFRQTLDRCDEILRPYLEKSLLSVLYSSPDETSLLDQTAYSQPALFALEYSLAQLWRSWGIIPDVVMGHSVGEYVAACVAGVFSLEAGLQLIAYRSRLMQALPDTGEMVAVLADEKLVHTVIQPYLEEVAIAAVNSPNNTVISGNTSAIRAISTKLHTQGIETRKLNVSHAFHSPLMSPMLAEFALLAAEVNYSLPSIKLISNLTGIFATEEIQTADYWVNHISQPVRFAQSMNTLHQQGYEVFVEIGAKPILLGMGRECLPAGVGVWLPSLRSGRSDWQQMLASLAELYLQSVKVDWHGFERDYSQRRKVALPTYPFQRQRFWLGSVSQPATQNQLIHPLLGRRLRSASKDIQFESQLSATAPNYLGEHRVFSQPLFPATAYLEMALAAGATLFQTHRLMLEDVVILQGLVLPETDFKTLQTILTPLENDAYLFQIFSLQSEENPEWLLHAQGKICRSTVDVTRNINIENCQANCERSLAVDRFYENFHQRGIDYGASFQAIQGLDWDGQQALGTIELSAEQFVEATDYQIHPVLLDASLQVLAASENEQSAEQKTYLPVGIDRLQVYHRPSQRLWAMGSLTSEQTGQVTLFSAEGETIATVEGLRVKALARLDTPQEDITDWLYQVEWRVRARFGQWRSLKSLLTPASIQQKLQLSIPQLTAKSNWEDYGNFLNQLENLSIEFVLQAFEEMGWLWHLGDNFSTEAIAKRLGVVSQHRLLLQRLLQMLAEVEVLQLVGERWQVIRIPEKVTLQKAIATLRDRFPGTDAELTLMERCASKLSAVLRGAIDPVQLVFPGGDTTAATRFYQDSPGAKVMNSLVAEAIAIALEQLPGVRGVRLLEIGAGTGGTTHYILPQLHPAQTEYVFTDIGALFTSQAQEKFRDYPFIRYQKLDIEQSPSEQGFASHQYDVVIAANVLHATTSLRQTLEHIRQLLAPGGQLVLLEGTRRQRWVDLIFGLLEGWWKFQDFDIRPDYPLISAEQWQQLLAESGFSQVAVIVKGNREQGIGNRASNPLVDRGKEQVTISASNQKSSLLPVASSLFPLKQALIVAQVSESPISQVSLKHHNWLIFADRGGVAEHLAAQLKAQGDICTLVFPGEKYQEIAPATFVINCDRPEEFLQLISSQSQDIYGIIQCWNLDRPEAVAFEKGCKTTLFLVQALGKAGLAQSRLWLVTCGAQPVPTGDSEDYPEVLAVSQSSVWGMGKVIALEHPELKCVCIDLDPKTPSQVQAQALQAEICSEDIEDRVAFRRGLRYVARLGRYQEAGGRRQEAGGRSRSVS; from the coding sequence ATGGCTTTTATTTCAGATGGCTTAAGCAGTTCTGGGCGTAAATCTTCTACTTTAGTTGATTTATTACGCTACAGAGCAGACGATCGCCCTAACCAAACAGCCTACACTTTTCTAGTGGATGGGGAAGCTGAAGAAGTTAGTATTACATATCAAGAGTTAGATATCAAAGCACGGGCGATCGCGCAAGTGCTAATTTGTCAGTTTGCAGACAAATTAAAATCTGTTGGAACTACTAGAGAGCGGGTTTTGCTGCTGTATCCACCAGGATGGGAATTTATCGCCGCGTTTTTTGGGTGTTTGTATGCAGGAGTCATCGCTATCCCCGCTTATCCACCCCGACGCAACCAACAGCTAACTCGGTTAAAAGCTATTATTCAAGATGCCCAAGTATCTCTAGCCCTTACCACTAGCTCGATTGCGGCTAACTGGGAAAGCTACCAAGCAGAACTCAAACCATTAAATTTACACTATTTAGTTACTGATAATATCTCTAACAATCTTGCTGATGATTGGGTTCCTCCCCAAATCAAAAGTGAATCACTAGCATTTCTACAATATACTTCTGGTTCTACAGGCTCACCAAAAGGAGTGATGGTGAGTCATGGAAATTTGCTCTACAACGAAGAAATGATGAAGAGAGCAGCCCAACATACAGAAAAAAGCATAATTCTCGGTTGGTTGCCACTCTATCATGACTTGGGACTGATTGGGAACGTACTCCAGCCGTTATATGTAGGTGTACCTGGCATTCTCATGTCACCTGTTGCATTCTTAGAGAAACCCGTTCGTTGGCTCTTGGCAATTTCCCGCTACAAAGCAACCACCAGTGGCGCTCCTAATTTTGCTTACGATCTGTGTGTTAACAAAATTACTCCCCAACAGAGAGAAAATCTGGACTTGAGTAGTTGGGAAGTGGCTTTTAACGGTGCTGAACCCATCCGTGCAGAAACACTAGACCGATTTGGACAAACTTTTGCGCCTTATGGGTTTCGCCCTGAAGCATTCTACCCTTGCTACGGTATGGCAGAAACAACTTTATTGGTTTCTGGGGGTCTGAAAAATGCTGCCCCGTTTGTCGTTACTATTGATACGACTGAATTAGCAAAAAATACTGTAAAAATTACCAATGAGGCAGAAAAAGCCAAAAAAATTGTTAGTTGTGGTCAGAGTTGGTTAGAGGAAAAAATAGCGATCACTAACCCGGAAACTTTAACCTTGTGTCCACCTGGAACAGTTGGAGAAATTTGGGTGGCTGGACAAAATGTCGCTGGGGGCTATTGGGATCGACCTGAAGAAACAGAAAAAATTTTCCATGCTTATACAGCAGATACTAATGAAGGGCCATTTCTGCGAACCGGGGATTTAGGATTTTTGCAGGACGGGGAATTATTTGTCACAGGTCGGATTAAAGATATCATCATCATCCTGGGACGCAACCATTATCCTCAAGATATCGAACAGACAATTGAGCAAAGTCATCCAGCATTACGACCAACTTGTGGGGCAGCGTTTTCAGTTGAAATTAACAGTGAAGAAAAGTTAGTTCTTGTTCAAGAAATAGAACGAACTTATCTCCGTAAACTCAATCAAAATGAAGTTATCGGTGCAATTCGTCAAGCCGTATCTGAGCAACACGATCTACAGGTTCATGCAGTCTTGCTGTTAAAAACAGGCAGTATTCCCAAAACTTCTAGTGGTAAGATTCAGCGTAGTGCTTGCCAGTTGGCATTTCTAAATCACAGCTTAGATGTTGTAGCAGAATGGCGAGCAAATCTTCATCAATCAGAAACATCTTCAGCAAATTATTCAAAACATTACAGCCAAAAAGATATCGAAGCTTGGTTAATTTTAAAAGTTGCAGAACAACTAAAAATTGCTCCCGAACAAATTGATATTCAGCAACCATTAGCTTACTACGGTCTGAGTTCATTAGTAGCTGTAAGCATTGCTAGTGAGTTACAAGAATTGTTGGAGCGACAACTTTCTCCTACTTTATTGTATGATTACCCCAGCATTGAAACCCTATCTCAACATTTAGCTTCGGACTTTCAAAGTGAAGCCAATCCAAAATCTAAAATCCAAAATCCAAAATCGGATAATAGTAATGCCATAGCTATTATTGGTATGGGTTGCCGTTTTCCGAAAGCCGAAAACCCCGAAGCCCTTTGGGAGTTACTACATCAGGGAATTGATGCTATTTCCGAAGTTCCACGATCGCGTTGGAATGCCAGTAACTCCCAAGTCCGTTGGGGTGGTTTTCTGGAACAAGTTGATCGCTTCGATCCGCAATTTTTTGGGATTTCTCCACGAGAAGCCGAGAGCATTGACCCCCAACAACGGCTACTACTAGAAGTAACGTGGGAAGCCCTAGAAAACGCATCTCAAGCACCAGATCGACTTGCAGGAAGTCATACAGGGGTATTCATTGGCATCAGCAATAACGATTATTCCCAGTTACTAGCAAATTACGCAGATGGCAATACCTATTCTGCAACTGGTAATGCTTTAAGTATTGCCGCTAACCGGATTTCCTATCTATTAGATTTGCACGGGCCTAGCTGGGCAGTAGACACAGCTTGTTCATCATCATTAGTAGCTGTTCATCAAGCTTGCCAAAGTTTAAATCAAGGGGAATGCCAGATGGCGATCGCTGGAGGAGTAAATTTAATCTTGACTCCCCAATTGGCGATCGCATTTGCTCAGGCAAACATGATGGCTAAAGATGGTCGTTGCAAAACCTTCGATGCGAAAGCTGATGGTTATGTTCGGGGGGAAGGCTGCGGAATCGTCATTCTCAAACGCCTTGATGATGCGCTGCGAGATGGAGACAATATCCTGGCTACGATCCAAGGTTCAGCAGTTAATCAAGATGGTCGTAGCAATGGCATCACCGCACCTAATGGACTTGCTCAACAAGCAGTCATCCAGCAAGCTTTAGCTAACGCAGGGGTTTTGCCATCACAAATTAGCTATGTAGAAGCTCATGGCACAGGGACATCCTTGGGAGATCCCATAGAGGTTAATGCTTTAAAAGCAGCGCTGATGTTAGATCGCTCGCCAGATCGGGACTGTTGGCTGGGATCGGTGAAAACTAATATTGGACATCTAGAAGCTGCGGCGGGAATTGCTGGTTTAATCAAGGTGGTATTGTGCTTGCAGCACCAGGAAATTCCACCCCATCTGCATCTGGATCAGATCAATCACCTGATTTCCCTAGCAGAAACACCCTTATCAATTCCGCTCCAGCCTCAACAATGGTTGGAAGAGAAGCAGCCACGTTTCGCCGGTGTATCTTCATTCGGCTTCGGCGGTACGAATGCCCATGTAATTTTAGCAGCAGCACCGCAAACAGCCCAGCTAGGATCGGGATTAGAACGCACTCAACATCTATTCACCCTCTCAGCCAAAAATGAACAAGCTTTGCGGGAACTGGTAGAAAGTTATCAAGTATTTCTCTCCTCAAATTTCCAGATATCCCTGGCAGATATTTGCTTTACAGCTAACAGTGGGCGATCGCATTTCGACTACCGTTTAGCTGTTATTGCTGAATCTATCGAACAGTTACAAGAAAAACTAAAAACGACCGAATTTGTAAACATCAAAGTACACAGTAAAAAGTCAGACAAAATAGCTTTTCTCTTCACAGGACAAGGCTCTCAGTATATTGGTATGGGGCGCGAACTTTACGAAACCCAGCCAACTTTCCGCCAAACTCTCGATCGCTGCGATGAAATTCTGCGCCCCTATTTAGAAAAATCCCTACTCAGCGTCCTTTATTCTTCTCCAGATGAAACTTCTCTATTAGATCAAACCGCTTATTCCCAACCAGCTTTATTTGCCTTGGAATATTCCTTAGCCCAGTTATGGCGATCGTGGGGCATTATTCCAGATGTAGTTATGGGGCATAGCGTGGGTGAGTATGTCGCTGCTTGTGTAGCTGGTGTTTTCAGTTTAGAAGCTGGTTTGCAGTTGATTGCTTATAGATCCCGCCTGATGCAAGCATTACCTGATACTGGAGAGATGGTTGCAGTGTTGGCTGATGAGAAATTAGTTCACACAGTTATTCAACCTTACTTAGAAGAGGTGGCAATTGCTGCTGTTAACAGCCCGAATAATACTGTTATTTCTGGAAATACCTCAGCCATCAGAGCAATATCTACCAAACTACACACACAAGGCATTGAGACTAGAAAGTTAAACGTTTCTCATGCCTTTCACTCCCCCTTAATGTCACCGATGTTGGCGGAGTTTGCACTCTTAGCCGCAGAGGTTAACTACTCACTACCAAGCATCAAGTTAATTTCCAACCTCACAGGTATTTTCGCCACTGAAGAAATCCAAACTGCTGATTATTGGGTAAATCATATCTCTCAACCCGTCAGATTTGCCCAGAGCATGAACACTCTGCATCAACAGGGTTATGAAGTGTTTGTGGAAATAGGAGCCAAGCCCATTTTACTAGGGATGGGACGAGAGTGCCTACCAGCAGGAGTGGGAGTTTGGCTGCCTAGTCTGCGTTCAGGGCGATCGGACTGGCAACAGATGCTCGCCAGTTTAGCCGAACTTTATCTTCAGAGTGTAAAAGTAGACTGGCATGGCTTCGAGAGAGACTATTCGCAACGACGGAAAGTAGCTTTGCCGACTTATCCTTTTCAACGGCAAAGGTTTTGGTTGGGTTCAGTTTCTCAGCCAGCGACCCAAAATCAGCTTATTCACCCGCTCCTGGGTCGAAGACTGCGTTCCGCATCGAAAGACATTCAGTTTGAATCCCAACTGAGTGCTACGGCTCCAAATTACCTGGGCGAACATCGCGTTTTTAGCCAGCCGCTTTTCCCCGCCACAGCCTATTTAGAAATGGCCTTGGCTGCTGGTGCTACTCTGTTTCAAACCCATCGGTTGATGCTTGAGGATGTGGTAATTCTACAAGGGTTGGTGCTGCCAGAAACAGATTTTAAAACATTGCAAACCATCCTCACTCCCTTAGAAAATGACGCTTATCTATTTCAGATTTTTAGTCTACAGTCTGAAGAAAATCCTGAATGGCTGCTGCACGCTCAGGGGAAAATCTGCCGATCCACTGTCGATGTTACTAGGAACATAAATATTGAAAATTGTCAAGCAAATTGTGAGCGATCGCTAGCAGTCGATCGCTTTTATGAAAATTTTCACCAGCGAGGAATTGATTATGGTGCTAGCTTCCAAGCCATCCAAGGTTTAGATTGGGATGGTCAGCAAGCCTTGGGCACAATTGAATTATCAGCAGAACAATTTGTAGAAGCAACCGATTATCAAATACATCCGGTGCTATTAGATGCCAGCCTGCAAGTTCTTGCTGCCTCTGAAAATGAACAAAGTGCAGAGCAAAAAACTTATCTTCCAGTCGGTATCGATCGCTTGCAGGTTTACCATCGTCCTAGTCAGCGCCTCTGGGCAATGGGATCGCTTACTTCAGAACAAACTGGTCAAGTCACCCTGTTTAGTGCTGAAGGAGAAACCATTGCGACTGTAGAAGGTTTGCGAGTCAAAGCCTTAGCACGGCTCGATACTCCACAAGAGGATATTACAGATTGGCTCTATCAAGTGGAATGGCGAGTCAGAGCCAGATTTGGCCAATGGCGATCGCTTAAATCCTTGCTGACTCCAGCATCTATTCAACAAAAACTGCAACTTAGCATCCCTCAATTAACAGCTAAAAGTAACTGGGAGGATTATGGTAACTTCCTCAACCAACTAGAAAACCTCAGCATTGAATTTGTACTGCAAGCCTTTGAAGAGATGGGCTGGCTATGGCATCTAGGCGATAACTTTTCTACAGAAGCGATCGCCAAACGGTTAGGAGTCGTTTCGCAGCATCGGTTACTTTTACAACGCCTGTTGCAAATGCTCGCTGAAGTTGAAGTTCTACAGTTAGTTGGAGAACGATGGCAAGTCATCCGCATCCCTGAAAAAGTCACTCTTCAAAAAGCGATCGCCACATTACGCGATCGCTTCCCTGGTACTGATGCAGAACTGACATTGATGGAACGCTGTGCTTCTAAACTGAGTGCCGTACTGCGGGGCGCTATAGATCCGGTGCAATTGGTGTTTCCAGGTGGAGATACGACCGCAGCGACTCGATTTTATCAGGATTCGCCTGGGGCAAAAGTCATGAATAGTTTGGTGGCAGAGGCGATCGCGATCGCTCTAGAACAGCTACCTGGCGTTCGAGGAGTGCGGCTGTTAGAAATTGGTGCAGGTACGGGAGGCACAACCCACTATATTCTGCCGCAGCTTCATCCCGCACAAACCGAGTACGTGTTTACAGATATAGGGGCATTATTTACCAGTCAAGCCCAAGAGAAGTTTCGAGATTATCCTTTTATCCGCTATCAAAAGCTCGACATCGAGCAGTCGCCATCTGAGCAAGGATTTGCCTCTCATCAATATGATGTCGTCATTGCTGCCAACGTCCTACACGCGACAACATCCCTTCGCCAAACCTTAGAACATATACGGCAGTTGTTGGCCCCAGGAGGTCAGTTAGTTTTGTTGGAAGGCACTCGTCGCCAGCGATGGGTAGATTTAATCTTCGGACTTTTGGAAGGGTGGTGGAAATTTCAAGATTTTGATATCCGCCCCGACTATCCTTTAATCAGTGCCGAACAGTGGCAACAATTGCTTGCTGAAAGTGGTTTTTCGCAGGTAGCAGTCATTGTTAAAGGGAACAGGGAACAGGGAATAGGGAACAGGGCTTCTAACCCTTTAGTGGATCGAGGGAAGGAACAAGTAACAATTTCCGCATCTAACCAAAAATCTTCACTGTTGCCCGTTGCCAGTTCCCTGTTCCCTTTAAAACAAGCTTTAATTGTGGCTCAAGTTTCAGAATCTCCCATATCTCAGGTTAGTTTAAAGCATCACAATTGGCTGATTTTTGCGGATCGAGGAGGTGTAGCTGAACATTTAGCCGCGCAACTGAAAGCGCAGGGAGACATCTGTACCTTAGTTTTTCCTGGAGAAAAATATCAGGAAATTGCACCAGCCACATTTGTAATTAACTGCGATCGCCCAGAGGAATTTCTGCAACTCATCAGCAGTCAGTCACAAGATATTTACGGTATCATCCAATGTTGGAATCTCGATCGACCTGAAGCAGTAGCTTTTGAAAAGGGATGCAAAACGACTTTATTCTTAGTGCAAGCGTTAGGCAAAGCTGGATTAGCACAGTCCAGATTGTGGCTTGTAACTTGCGGAGCGCAACCTGTACCCACAGGTGATTCTGAAGACTATCCAGAAGTTTTGGCAGTTAGTCAATCTTCTGTGTGGGGGATGGGGAAAGTCATTGCCCTAGAGCATCCAGAATTAAAGTGTGTATGTATCGATCTCGACCCCAAAACACCCTCACAAGTGCAAGCACAAGCATTACAGGCGGAAATTTGCTCGGAAGATATCGAAGATCGAGTAGCATTTCGGAGGGGATTACGTTACGTTGCCAGACTGGGGCGATATCAGGAGGCAGGAGGCAGGAGGCAGGAGGCAGGAGGCAGATCGCGCAGCGTGTCGTAG
- a CDS encoding HlyD family efflux transporter periplasmic adaptor subunit, with the protein MKLINFKSTVTITLISTLILASLIFFIFKRLNTPTTNGRESTLANVSGTKTSQKSVTALGRIEPKNAVIKLTGPSYLYSGRVMRILVKEQEQVKLGQIIAILDIFDKQQAVLKAAEQKVQVVRSQLNQVLAGTAKKGEIAAQEAAIASLKAEFQGQIATQKTKIARLKIQLLKQKDVDTAAIMRLKANSNQAEIDCQRYENLFKDGATSNATRDSKCLEAKTALQQMKEAKANQEQIVTTLPQEINEAESTMKQILSTFPQKIAQAQAILDQLQEVRPVDIEVASSQLKQAIVEVKQAQSELDLAYVKAPFSGQILKIHTWPGESIGSDGIVDFGQTQEMYVVAEVYETDIGQIKPGQIAAISSKSLPFELQGQVEQIGLQVGKKAVFNNDPSLDMDARIFEVKIKINSDYTDKIAHLINLQVEVKIDTNS; encoded by the coding sequence ATGAAGTTAATCAATTTCAAATCCACAGTAACTATTACTTTGATCTCTACACTAATTTTAGCTAGTCTTATTTTTTTCATCTTCAAGCGATTAAATACCCCAACCACAAATGGAAGAGAGAGTACCCTAGCAAATGTCTCAGGCACAAAAACATCACAGAAAAGTGTGACAGCGCTCGGACGAATCGAACCAAAGAATGCAGTTATCAAATTAACTGGACCATCCTATCTTTATAGCGGTAGGGTAATGCGGATTTTAGTTAAAGAACAAGAGCAAGTAAAGCTTGGACAAATCATTGCCATTCTAGATATTTTTGATAAACAGCAAGCAGTGTTAAAGGCAGCAGAGCAAAAAGTTCAAGTTGTGCGATCGCAACTTAATCAAGTGCTAGCTGGAACAGCTAAAAAAGGGGAAATCGCTGCTCAAGAGGCAGCAATTGCTAGCTTAAAAGCTGAGTTCCAAGGTCAAATCGCTACCCAAAAAACTAAAATTGCTCGTTTGAAAATTCAATTACTGAAACAAAAAGATGTTGACACAGCAGCGATTATGCGTTTAAAAGCAAATTCAAATCAAGCAGAAATTGATTGTCAACGTTATGAAAATCTATTTAAAGATGGGGCTACCAGTAATGCTACTCGTGATAGTAAATGTTTAGAAGCCAAAACTGCTCTGCAACAGATGAAAGAAGCAAAAGCCAATCAAGAGCAAATTGTGACAACTTTGCCGCAGGAAATTAATGAAGCAGAATCCACAATGAAACAAATTTTGTCAACTTTTCCGCAAAAGATTGCCCAAGCTCAAGCTATTCTTGACCAGCTTCAGGAAGTTCGTCCTGTAGATATAGAAGTTGCTTCCTCCCAATTGAAGCAAGCGATCGTTGAAGTGAAGCAAGCTCAATCAGAACTTGATTTAGCTTATGTAAAAGCACCTTTTTCAGGACAAATTCTGAAAATTCACACTTGGCCAGGAGAAAGTATTGGTAGTGATGGAATTGTTGACTTCGGTCAGACTCAAGAAATGTATGTGGTTGCAGAAGTTTATGAAACTGATATTGGGCAAATTAAGCCAGGCCAAATTGCTGCTATCTCTAGTAAATCTTTACCATTTGAATTACAGGGTCAAGTAGAACAAATTGGCTTACAAGTTGGCAAAAAAGCTGTTTTTAACAACGATCCTAGTTTAGATATGGACGCTAGAATATTTGAGGTTAAAATTAAAATAAATTCAGATTATACAGATAAAATTGCTCATTTAATTAATTTACAAGTGGAAGTAAAAATTGATACGAATTCTTAA
- a CDS encoding carbamoyltransferase encodes MPRNYIGLSCSCHDPALAIVNSNGEVVFAEAAERYLQNKRAWYSPPDDLIRMSELLNTYCEKDADLILASTWQPSTLRKAEFFYFNSLFQNPVIQLLLGLLSSETPLPAPFSQLLISGTAKNLGLNTEFVFLLKNQINPQINSRLQVTRKAFDHHLTHAAAACYSSPFEEALCVIADGYGEGSSTAIFHYDRGTLKPIPRIKPSIPSLGVFFAKLCNACGFDSIKGEEWKVMGLAPYGKLNQTLYDSLKGLMEVKDGGFIYKNKQLIQQYESTLNHYILKRWDNPYDAADLAYTGQLVFSELMTDLLKSAYEICPSDRLVLSGGCALNSAFNGQVLELVPEFKSCYVFSAPGDDGNAVGAALLAYYSDRPPQNKKPAKLQSPYLGSTISMKTLSNLEQYSRLKKVPLECGETVSQKAAQFLAEGKIIGWMQGRAEFGPRALGNRSILADPRLPDIKLRLNVEVKYREEFRPFAPAILHEYGAEYFENYQETPYMERALRFHPQAAEKVPGVVHVDGTGRLQTVKRDWNPRFYDLISAFFQLTGIPLILNTSFNVMGKPIVHSVEDAIAVFMTTGMDVLIIEDRIYLK; translated from the coding sequence ATGCCTAGAAACTATATTGGGTTATCGTGTAGTTGCCACGATCCAGCTTTGGCAATTGTTAACTCTAATGGAGAGGTAGTATTCGCCGAAGCTGCGGAAAGATACCTGCAAAATAAACGGGCATGGTATAGCCCTCCAGACGATCTGATCCGGATGAGTGAGTTGCTTAACACCTATTGTGAAAAAGATGCCGATTTAATTTTAGCAAGTACGTGGCAGCCATCAACTCTCCGAAAAGCGGAATTCTTTTACTTTAATTCGTTGTTCCAAAATCCAGTTATTCAACTTTTGTTAGGTTTATTATCTAGTGAAACACCTCTACCTGCTCCATTTTCACAATTGTTAATTTCTGGTACTGCCAAAAATCTAGGCTTAAATACAGAATTTGTGTTTTTATTAAAAAATCAAATAAATCCTCAAATTAATTCTCGTTTGCAGGTGACTCGTAAGGCATTCGATCATCATCTGACCCATGCTGCGGCAGCTTGTTACAGTAGCCCTTTTGAGGAAGCATTGTGTGTGATTGCCGATGGCTATGGTGAAGGTTCATCCACTGCTATATTCCATTACGATCGCGGCACTCTCAAGCCCATTCCAAGGATAAAGCCTTCCATACCCAGTTTAGGAGTCTTCTTTGCTAAACTTTGTAACGCTTGTGGATTCGATTCTATCAAAGGGGAAGAATGGAAAGTAATGGGGTTAGCACCCTACGGCAAGCTGAATCAGACTCTCTATGATTCACTCAAAGGGCTAATGGAAGTAAAAGATGGGGGATTTATATACAAGAATAAACAACTAATTCAACAATATGAATCAACATTAAATCATTACATATTAAAGCGTTGGGATAATCCCTACGATGCTGCCGATCTTGCCTATACAGGTCAACTTGTTTTCTCGGAATTAATGACAGATTTACTCAAAAGTGCTTATGAGATTTGTCCATCTGATCGTCTTGTCCTATCTGGTGGATGTGCGCTCAATTCAGCTTTTAATGGTCAGGTACTAGAATTAGTGCCTGAGTTTAAGAGTTGTTATGTTTTTTCTGCGCCCGGAGATGACGGTAATGCCGTTGGTGCGGCTCTACTTGCTTACTATAGCGATCGCCCTCCCCAGAATAAAAAACCTGCAAAGCTCCAATCACCTTACCTGGGTTCAACAATATCAATGAAAACCTTGAGTAATTTAGAGCAATATAGCCGACTCAAAAAAGTTCCGTTGGAATGTGGCGAAACAGTCTCTCAAAAGGCGGCACAATTTTTGGCCGAGGGTAAGATTATTGGCTGGATGCAAGGCAGGGCAGAATTTGGCCCTAGAGCTTTAGGAAACCGTTCGATTCTTGCCGATCCCAGGTTGCCTGATATTAAATTACGGCTGAATGTAGAAGTGAAATATCGGGAGGAATTTCGCCCATTTGCTCCAGCTATTTTGCATGAATATGGTGCTGAATATTTCGAGAATTATCAAGAAACTCCTTATATGGAGCGTGCTTTACGCTTTCATCCCCAAGCAGCAGAAAAAGTTCCAGGTGTAGTTCACGTTGATGGTACAGGTCGGCTTCAAACGGTTAAGCGAGATTGGAATCCCAGGTTCTACGATCTGATCTCAGCTTTTTTTCAACTAACAGGAATTCCACTAATTCTGAACACAAGTTTCAATGTGATGGGAAAACCGATCGTTCATAGTGTGGAAGATGCGATCGCTGTTTTTATGACAACAGGCATGGATGTATTAATTATTGAAGATCGAATTTATTTAAAGTAG